A window of Devosia chinhatensis genomic DNA:
CGAGCTTGCCCTGCTGCGACGGCATATGCGCCAAAGTCCACTTACCCATCACCCTGCTCCATATTTCTGCACTCAGTGCATGTTTTTAAATATTGCACTCAGTGCAGAATTGCAAGAGCCTTCGTTCCGCGCTAGAAACCGGCATGGGCATCCGCGAAGCAAAGCGACAGGAAACCGCGCGGCGCATCACGCAAAGCGCCATGGCGCTCTTCGCCGAGCAGGGCTTTGAGGCAACCACGCTCGACGCAATAGCGGCCGCGGCGGGGATTTCGCGGCGCAGCTTCTTTCATTATTTCAGGTCCAAGGACGACATTCTGCTGTCCCAGCAGGCCGGTCTCGGCGAGCAATTGGTCAGTGCATTGTCTGATCAACCCGACGGAGCCTCGCCACTTGATACGCTCTTTGCCGCCATGCGCGGCATTGCCGCGTCCTATTCGCTTGAGCAGATGCGGGCGATCGACGCCATGATGATGTCGATCGAAAGCGTACAGGCCCGCAAGCAGGCCAATTATATCCGCGACGAAAAAATCGTTCTCGAGGCGCTACGCAGCCGTTGGCCGATGGAGGACGACATGCAGTTACGCCTCGCCGCGCTCTTTGCCATCGGTGTGACGCGCCTTTCGCTCGACGCATGGCGCAGCGATG
This region includes:
- a CDS encoding TetR/AcrR family transcriptional regulator, producing the protein MGIREAKRQETARRITQSAMALFAEQGFEATTLDAIAAAAGISRRSFFHYFRSKDDILLSQQAGLGEQLVSALSDQPDGASPLDTLFAAMRGIAASYSLEQMRAIDAMMMSIESVQARKQANYIRDEKIVLEALRSRWPMEDDMQLRLAALFAIGVTRLSLDAWRSDGGTRPIVDYADMAFLALRGLSAKK